The proteins below come from a single Micromonospora citrea genomic window:
- a CDS encoding VOC family protein, with amino-acid sequence MHRSRVYAILIDTPRAEAAQAAAFWSAALGVPAEPDAEYPQFIGLHEALPGLVAAVQVVDDAPRFHLDFETDDVEAETARLLALGATRVARWQECRVLRVPGGHLVCVLPVESPPEVFDAQARTWP; translated from the coding sequence ATGCACCGCAGCCGCGTGTACGCCATCCTGATCGACACGCCGCGGGCGGAGGCCGCTCAGGCGGCGGCGTTCTGGTCGGCCGCCCTCGGCGTCCCGGCCGAGCCCGACGCCGAGTATCCGCAGTTCATCGGCCTGCACGAGGCCCTGCCCGGGCTGGTCGCCGCCGTGCAGGTGGTTGACGACGCGCCCCGCTTCCACCTGGACTTCGAAACCGACGACGTCGAGGCGGAGACCGCCCGGCTGCTCGCCCTCGGCGCCACCCGGGTCGCGCGGTGGCAGGAGTGCCGCGTGCTGCGCGTGCCCGGCGGGCACCTGGTCTGTGTCCTGCCGGTGGAGAGCCCGCCGGAGGTCTTCGACGCCCAGGCCAGGACCTGGCCGTGA
- a CDS encoding TetR/AcrR family transcriptional regulator, with protein MARPKAFDEDRVLDAAMRAFWAAGYESTSTDDLCEATGLGRSSIYNTFKSKHELFEKTLLRYMTSRTASIVELLESDLPAREKIRTLLWRAAETEPGDPVGCLVVNSTIELAPHDAGIATRLERDQDRRLTALRQAIEAGQRRREIDADKDAATLARFVVATISGMRVLARGGADPASLRAIADTALDAI; from the coding sequence ATGGCGCGACCGAAGGCGTTCGACGAGGACCGGGTGCTCGATGCGGCCATGCGGGCGTTCTGGGCCGCCGGCTACGAGTCGACCTCGACAGACGACCTGTGCGAGGCGACCGGGCTGGGCCGGAGCAGCATCTACAACACCTTCAAGAGCAAGCACGAGCTGTTCGAGAAGACGCTGCTGCGTTACATGACCAGCCGCACCGCCTCGATCGTCGAGTTGCTGGAGAGCGACCTGCCGGCTCGGGAGAAGATTCGGACCCTCCTCTGGCGGGCCGCCGAGACCGAGCCCGGAGATCCGGTCGGCTGCCTGGTGGTCAACTCCACGATCGAGCTGGCGCCGCACGACGCGGGGATCGCCACCCGGCTCGAACGCGACCAGGATCGGCGACTGACGGCCCTCCGCCAGGCGATCGAGGCGGGCCAGCGCCGGCGGGAGATCGACGCGGACAAGGACGCGGCAACCCTCGCCCGCTTCGTCGTCGCCACGATCAGCGGGATGCGCGTCCTCGCCCGCGGCGGCGCCGATCCGGCCAGCCTGCGGGCGATCGCCGACACCGCGCTCGACGCGATCTGA
- a CDS encoding Cmx/CmrA family chloramphenicol efflux MFS transporter, which produces MPLAVYVLGLAIFAQGTSELMLAGLLPEMAADLGVSIPHTGLLISAFAGGMLVGAPVLAVVTLRWPRRTALLTFLAIFAAAHVAGALTPNYAVLLATRIVGAFVYAGFWAVAVVTAVGLAGPTARGRAIGIVAGGLTVATVVGLPAGTVVGQHLGWRAAFWAVAVLSALAAVGVITTIPGGRPHPQRTPRLGAEFRALANPQVWLLYATTALATTALIVSFSYLAPMLTETTGLTPGWVPAVLALYGIGAFTGITIGSRTADAHPVRTLQAGVGGLVAVSTLLALATDVPALAVPAILLLGAFGFATNPTLNSRAFALAPEAPTLAAAMNVSAFNVGITAGPWLGGLAIDAGFDYPAIAWIGAALGVATLGLVALSAAADIRVRATA; this is translated from the coding sequence ATGCCGCTAGCCGTCTACGTCCTCGGCCTGGCGATATTCGCCCAGGGCACGTCGGAGCTCATGCTCGCCGGCCTGCTTCCCGAGATGGCCGCCGACCTGGGCGTGTCGATCCCGCACACCGGGCTGCTGATCTCCGCGTTCGCCGGCGGCATGCTGGTGGGCGCCCCGGTTCTCGCGGTGGTGACTTTGCGCTGGCCGCGTCGCACCGCCCTGCTGACGTTCCTGGCGATCTTCGCCGCCGCACACGTCGCGGGCGCGCTGACACCGAACTACGCGGTGCTGCTCGCCACCCGGATCGTGGGGGCCTTCGTGTACGCCGGCTTCTGGGCGGTCGCCGTGGTCACCGCCGTCGGCCTCGCCGGACCGACCGCCCGGGGCCGGGCGATCGGAATCGTGGCCGGCGGCCTCACCGTCGCCACGGTCGTCGGCCTCCCCGCCGGCACGGTCGTGGGGCAGCACCTCGGCTGGCGGGCGGCCTTCTGGGCGGTGGCGGTGCTCTCCGCCCTCGCGGCCGTCGGAGTGATCACCACCATCCCCGGTGGACGTCCGCACCCGCAGCGCACTCCCCGGCTCGGCGCCGAGTTTCGCGCCCTGGCCAACCCTCAGGTCTGGCTGCTGTACGCCACGACCGCCCTCGCCACGACCGCGCTGATCGTCTCGTTCAGCTACCTGGCCCCCATGTTGACCGAGACGACCGGCCTGACGCCGGGTTGGGTCCCCGCGGTGCTCGCCCTCTACGGGATCGGCGCGTTCACCGGCATCACCATCGGCAGCCGAACCGCCGACGCGCATCCCGTCCGCACCCTCCAGGCGGGGGTCGGAGGGCTCGTCGCCGTCTCGACGCTGCTCGCCCTGGCCACCGACGTGCCCGCGCTGGCCGTGCCCGCGATCCTCCTGCTCGGCGCGTTCGGCTTCGCCACCAACCCCACCCTGAACAGTCGCGCGTTCGCGCTCGCACCCGAGGCGCCCACGCTCGCCGCCGCGATGAACGTCTCCGCCTTCAACGTCGGCATCACGGCGGGGCCGTGGCTCGGCGGCCTGGCGATCGACGCCGGCTTCGACTATCCCGCGATCGCCTGGATCGGCGCTGCGCTCGGAGTCGCCACGCTCGGCCTGGTGGCCCTCTCCGCCGCCGCCGACATTCGCGTCCGGGCAACTGCCTGA
- a CDS encoding alpha/beta fold hydrolase → MLPIHVTVWDEHEACGDQVILVHGTMTWGLAAFAHQRPLAEHHRILVVDRRGFGASPDVEQSDYDVDADDIVALMDRPSHLVGHSYGGVVAMLAAIRRPERVGSLALIEPAALAVAADHPVVSAALEANRRYVAGSRSMSAEDYLRAAYDGSDEPIPEPFEFALRAAQTAQRERPCWEADVPVDALRPAKYPKLVLAGTWETAPADYRSATGESLLATARVVAERIGARFHQVAGADHSPHRQRPEEVNPLLSHLWQEAALRAPEDGRRPPAGRSASV, encoded by the coding sequence GTGCTGCCGATACACGTGACGGTCTGGGACGAGCACGAGGCGTGCGGCGACCAGGTGATCCTGGTGCACGGCACCATGACGTGGGGCCTGGCGGCATTCGCGCATCAGCGGCCGCTCGCGGAACACCACCGGATCCTCGTCGTGGACCGGAGGGGCTTCGGCGCCAGCCCCGACGTCGAACAGAGCGACTACGACGTGGACGCCGACGACATCGTCGCGCTGATGGACCGACCGAGCCACCTCGTCGGGCATTCGTACGGCGGAGTGGTCGCCATGCTGGCCGCGATCCGCCGTCCGGAGCGGGTCGGTTCGCTGGCGCTCATCGAGCCGGCCGCGCTCGCCGTCGCGGCCGACCATCCCGTCGTCTCCGCAGCGCTCGAAGCCAACCGGCGGTACGTGGCCGGGTCACGATCCATGTCGGCGGAGGACTACCTCCGCGCGGCATACGACGGGAGCGACGAGCCGATTCCCGAGCCGTTCGAGTTCGCCTTGCGGGCAGCGCAGACAGCCCAGCGGGAGCGGCCCTGCTGGGAAGCCGACGTGCCGGTTGACGCCCTCCGCCCGGCGAAGTACCCGAAGCTGGTGCTCGCCGGCACGTGGGAGACCGCACCGGCGGACTACCGTTCGGCGACCGGGGAGTCACTGCTGGCCACGGCGCGAGTCGTCGCGGAGCGGATCGGCGCCCGCTTCCACCAGGTCGCCGGTGCGGATCACTCACCGCACCGACAACGGCCCGAGGAGGTGAACCCGCTGCTGTCGCACCTGTGGCAGGAGGCGGCGCTGCGGGCACCCGAGGACGGCCGGAGGCCGCCCGCAGGGCGGTCCGCCAGCGTGTGA
- a CDS encoding DNA sulfur modification protein DndB produces MSWGTLLTLVPDPVREENATALRSDRKLREHAELRSEVQRLLKGTAKGRNVKPYAAYIAAGLRGELDKAWSSPPICLWSSRSLEPVDGVASLPLGVPIVAIDGETQVAAMHAIMNDPAAFDLDEAVIGRTPVAFEIYWDITTSDARQIFHDRNLFGVSVAKTLALSMDQRDFGTTIAQRVLSITEVSVDGKTESFSHFVNARKRQLGQNDSEWMTLSALRSLCVTVLLGKPGIEATSGTIEKSDLSGLDPQAALNEVSTTVSNLVRAFSNDLATRSALTAPAVLAGVGAAAHRTTSWTREEPRLTSEQLHSLLRQVRWEREEKYWEGVAAKRTASGGLSFAGGAKDSGHRVCDAIINPDSDLGKRIRGR; encoded by the coding sequence ATGAGTTGGGGAACACTCCTGACGCTCGTGCCAGACCCCGTCAGAGAAGAGAACGCAACTGCCCTCCGCAGCGATCGGAAGCTACGCGAACATGCGGAGTTGCGGTCCGAGGTGCAGCGCCTGCTAAAGGGAACCGCTAAGGGCAGGAACGTCAAGCCTTACGCCGCATACATCGCAGCCGGGCTCCGAGGCGAACTTGATAAGGCATGGTCATCACCCCCTATCTGCCTCTGGTCCTCTCGATCGCTGGAACCCGTGGACGGTGTCGCTTCGCTACCTCTGGGAGTTCCCATTGTTGCCATCGATGGGGAGACCCAGGTTGCAGCAATGCACGCCATCATGAATGATCCGGCAGCGTTCGACCTGGACGAGGCGGTGATCGGTAGAACGCCGGTTGCTTTCGAGATCTATTGGGACATCACAACCAGCGACGCCCGGCAGATCTTCCATGACCGGAACTTGTTCGGCGTGTCCGTTGCCAAGACTCTTGCGCTCTCGATGGACCAACGCGACTTCGGTACAACCATCGCTCAGCGGGTACTGTCGATCACGGAGGTCTCCGTCGACGGCAAGACGGAGAGTTTCAGCCACTTTGTCAACGCGCGCAAACGCCAACTAGGGCAGAATGATTCAGAGTGGATGACCCTCTCTGCACTCCGCTCTCTCTGTGTCACCGTCCTCCTTGGCAAGCCAGGCATCGAGGCAACTTCGGGCACGATCGAGAAGTCGGACCTTTCCGGGCTTGACCCGCAGGCAGCCTTGAACGAGGTCTCCACCACCGTATCCAACCTGGTGCGGGCATTCTCCAATGACCTCGCAACGCGGTCCGCCTTGACGGCTCCCGCGGTGCTTGCTGGTGTGGGTGCCGCTGCTCATCGGACGACCAGTTGGACAAGAGAAGAGCCGCGACTGACCAGCGAACAACTCCACTCGCTCCTTCGGCAAGTTCGCTGGGAGCGCGAGGAGAAATACTGGGAGGGGGTGGCGGCTAAGCGCACCGCGAGTGGGGGACTCTCGTTCGCCGGCGGCGCCAAGGACTCTGGCCACCGTGTCTGTGATGCCATCATCAATCCAGACTCAGACCTCGGTAAGCGTATCCGCGGCCGGTAA
- a CDS encoding site-specific DNA-methyltransferase translates to MFDRSSDYGRLVVPAGNNDEPFHRWFKMKEAYSFGLFERLIKDSGDQSSGPLRVLDPFSGSGTTAISATNLAIERKLDSHVTLIERNPVLRIVAEGKAAGLLGGAKVARAIENILPSVLEKHAAMMGGRRRISTASVTLNNRSYYPPSHRRSLLALSQAVRSVEDRDARLVLQTCVASAVEPSGRLRRDGRALRYTPERRPASPIEAFSAALDRCLEDLKSVGETETSSSVTVLEGDARESDRCAAGPAYDWIVFSPPYPNNIDYTEVYKTEAWALGCFDSVEAMKSQRLATVRSHTSLYFPDEYTFRSLDVANEVQKLIDPLLNAVPSDRYERGRRQLIAGYADDMLRVFQSLRKLVHAESRLVFVVGNSVHGTGDSRLVIAADILLAALAELVGWQVEEIRVARELRRRTDDLGHARESVVCLRPA, encoded by the coding sequence GTGTTCGACCGTAGTTCGGACTACGGGCGACTGGTCGTGCCGGCGGGGAATAACGATGAACCTTTCCACCGCTGGTTTAAAATGAAGGAAGCCTACTCCTTTGGCTTATTTGAGAGGCTCATTAAGGATTCCGGAGATCAGTCGTCCGGTCCTTTGAGGGTACTCGACCCCTTCTCCGGTAGTGGCACTACGGCCATTAGTGCCACAAACCTTGCAATTGAGCGCAAGCTTGACTCGCACGTCACGTTGATCGAGCGAAATCCCGTTCTCCGTATCGTTGCGGAAGGGAAGGCGGCGGGCCTTCTTGGTGGCGCAAAGGTCGCTAGGGCTATTGAGAATATATTGCCTTCGGTGCTTGAAAAACACGCCGCAATGATGGGCGGAAGGCGAAGGATCTCAACGGCCTCGGTAACGCTGAACAACAGGTCGTACTATCCGCCATCCCATAGGCGGTCTTTGCTGGCGCTCAGCCAAGCGGTGCGCTCGGTGGAAGACCGAGATGCCCGACTAGTGCTTCAGACGTGTGTTGCATCCGCCGTGGAGCCGTCCGGTCGGCTGCGCCGAGACGGTCGTGCGCTCAGATACACCCCCGAACGTCGTCCGGCCTCGCCAATCGAGGCATTTTCGGCGGCACTCGACCGATGCCTCGAAGACCTGAAGTCCGTCGGCGAGACCGAGACTTCGTCTTCTGTGACCGTGTTGGAAGGCGACGCTCGAGAATCGGATCGGTGCGCTGCTGGGCCTGCCTACGACTGGATCGTATTCTCACCTCCGTACCCAAATAACATCGATTACACAGAGGTCTATAAGACGGAGGCTTGGGCACTCGGTTGTTTCGATAGCGTTGAGGCAATGAAATCGCAGCGGCTTGCCACTGTTCGCAGCCACACAAGTCTCTACTTTCCGGACGAATATACCTTTCGGTCACTTGATGTTGCGAACGAAGTTCAGAAGCTCATTGACCCACTGCTGAATGCCGTGCCGTCAGACCGCTACGAACGAGGACGACGCCAGCTTATTGCAGGATACGCTGACGACATGCTGCGCGTGTTTCAGTCACTCCGGAAGCTTGTGCACGCTGAGTCACGCCTTGTGTTTGTTGTCGGCAACTCGGTACACGGCACCGGCGACAGCCGTTTGGTAATTGCTGCAGATATTCTCCTCGCAGCGTTGGCTGAACTCGTTGGCTGGCAGGTGGAGGAGATTCGTGTAGCGAGAGAGCTTCGACGGCGAACAGATGACTTGGGACACGCGAGGGAAAGCGTGGTTTGCCTCCGTCCCGCGTGA
- a CDS encoding IS256 family transposase: MAASESVNPVDLLREQIEGASPDVLQAMIRTFAQALMSAEADAICGAGYGQRSDERVNSRNGYRPREWDTRAGTIDLAIPKLRQGSYFPDWLLTHRRRAEQALVSVVATSYLLGVSTRRVEKLVEQLGIRQLSKSQVSEMAAHLDAQVEAFRNRPLDSGHYTFVWTDALTMKVREAGRTVNVHALIAVGVNADGGREVLGLDVASDEDGAGWLAFLRSLTARGLTGVRLVISDAHAGLVAAIGAALPGASWQRCRTHYLRNLLTKVPKSAQPWIATLVRTIFDQPDTDAVRAQFTRVVTTIEAKFPAAAEHLDTARDDLLAFTGFPREIWRQIWSNNPQERLNKEIRRRTDVVGIFPNRPAIIRLVGAVLAEQTDEWTEGRRYMGLELLAKARLIPAQPDRHDTDQDEPTPIAA; this comes from the coding sequence ATGGCCGCTTCAGAGAGTGTGAACCCTGTTGACCTGCTGCGCGAGCAGATCGAGGGCGCGTCGCCGGACGTGTTGCAGGCGATGATCAGAACGTTCGCGCAGGCGTTGATGTCTGCTGAGGCGGACGCGATCTGCGGCGCCGGTTACGGGCAGCGCAGCGATGAGCGGGTGAACTCCCGCAATGGCTACCGGCCTCGGGAGTGGGACACCCGCGCCGGGACGATCGACCTGGCGATCCCGAAGCTGCGCCAGGGCTCCTACTTCCCCGACTGGTTGCTGACGCATCGCCGGCGGGCCGAGCAGGCCCTGGTCTCGGTCGTGGCCACCTCCTACCTGCTCGGGGTGTCGACCCGGCGGGTGGAGAAGCTGGTCGAGCAGCTCGGGATCCGGCAGCTGTCCAAGTCGCAGGTATCGGAGATGGCCGCCCACCTGGACGCGCAGGTCGAGGCGTTCCGCAACCGGCCCCTCGACTCAGGCCATTACACGTTCGTGTGGACCGACGCGCTGACGATGAAAGTCCGCGAGGCAGGCCGGACCGTCAACGTTCATGCCCTGATCGCCGTCGGCGTCAACGCCGACGGAGGGCGCGAAGTCCTCGGCCTCGACGTCGCCTCGGACGAGGACGGCGCCGGCTGGCTGGCCTTCCTACGGTCGTTGACCGCCCGCGGCCTCACCGGTGTCCGCCTGGTCATCTCCGACGCCCACGCCGGCCTCGTGGCCGCGATCGGAGCCGCCCTGCCCGGCGCGTCATGGCAACGCTGCCGCACCCACTACCTGCGCAACCTGCTGACCAAAGTCCCGAAGTCGGCGCAACCGTGGATCGCCACACTCGTCCGCACGATCTTCGACCAACCCGACACCGACGCCGTCCGCGCCCAGTTCACACGGGTCGTGACCACCATCGAGGCAAAGTTCCCGGCCGCGGCCGAGCACCTCGACACCGCCCGCGACGACCTCCTCGCGTTCACCGGCTTCCCCCGCGAGATCTGGCGCCAGATCTGGTCGAACAACCCGCAGGAACGGCTGAACAAGGAGATCCGCCGCCGCACCGACGTCGTCGGGATTTTCCCCAACCGGCCGGCGATCATCCGCCTCGTCGGCGCCGTCCTGGCCGAGCAGACCGACGAGTGGACCGAAGGCCGCCGCTACATGGGCTTGGAACTCCTCGCCAAAGCCCGCCTCATCCCTGCCCAGCCCGACCGACACGACACCGACCAGGACGAGCCCACCCCGATCGCCGCATAA
- a CDS encoding GNAT family N-acetyltransferase gives MYPITIPGRVITLRELRPDDAADALAIVGDDRVTQWLSFDSRDQAATVAMVEGAVARAQLTPRNEYYLAVADTSDRMIGFARLGLTGHQAAKLGYAIGADHWGHGYATDAARTIADYGFRELKLHRITAAIGPDNAVSIAVAKRLGMQYEGRLRDHVYTNGAWRDSLLYSILSPEWSTTAG, from the coding sequence ATGTACCCGATCACCATCCCCGGCCGCGTCATCACCCTCCGCGAACTGCGACCCGATGACGCGGCCGACGCTTTGGCGATCGTCGGTGACGACCGAGTGACCCAGTGGCTCTCCTTCGACAGTCGGGACCAGGCCGCCACCGTCGCCATGGTTGAAGGAGCCGTTGCGCGGGCGCAGCTCACCCCGCGCAACGAGTACTACCTAGCCGTCGCCGACACCTCCGACCGGATGATCGGCTTCGCGCGGCTAGGACTCACCGGCCACCAGGCCGCCAAGCTCGGCTATGCCATCGGCGCCGACCACTGGGGCCACGGCTACGCCACCGACGCCGCCCGCACCATCGCTGACTACGGCTTCCGAGAACTCAAACTCCACCGCATCACCGCCGCCATCGGCCCCGACAACGCCGTCTCGATCGCCGTCGCCAAGCGGCTCGGCATGCAATACGAAGGCCGGCTCCGCGACCACGTCTACACCAACGGCGCCTGGCGCGACTCCCTGCTCTACTCCATCCTCTCCCCGGAGTGGAGCACCACCGCCGGCTGA
- a CDS encoding DivIVA domain-containing protein has translation MTTFAMGVSRAASRLARLHADQVRRFRFRRTRIGRRGLDEDQVYAFVRAVVDDLTAREAAEATLREENARLKRALRDWQSSVARSAARSVNAGRWTEPEQRR, from the coding sequence GTGACCACCTTCGCCATGGGAGTGTCCCGTGCAGCGTCACGACTGGCACGGCTGCACGCGGATCAGGTGAGGCGCTTCCGATTCCGACGTACCCGGATCGGGCGGCGTGGACTCGACGAAGATCAGGTGTACGCGTTCGTTCGGGCGGTGGTCGACGATCTGACCGCCCGGGAGGCGGCGGAAGCGACCCTCCGCGAAGAGAACGCGCGCCTTAAGCGCGCGCTACGTGACTGGCAGAGCAGCGTTGCGCGCAGTGCTGCCCGGAGCGTCAATGCGGGCCGATGGACAGAACCTGAGCAGCGCAGATAG
- a CDS encoding GntR family transcriptional regulator: MPIEVAPPKYVVIVNAVQQRIQDGTYPPGSMLPSETELIREFGASRPVVVRALDLLRQDGWIDSRQGKGRFVLGQPGGANRRERERRYGALEDDERAGSTLLHAGEVPAPPRAAAALGLEPGTPVVARRRLIAVDGIGPVELGTAFLPADLATGTGVAGAEALPEGLLRHVAARKRVRFDHVTERISARLPEDEEAQLLQIAADDAVLTVLLAVCDRTGKPLLAVDLLLPARRHDLEDVYPLD, from the coding sequence GTGCCGATCGAAGTTGCGCCGCCGAAGTACGTGGTGATCGTCAACGCGGTGCAACAACGCATCCAGGACGGCACCTATCCCCCGGGCTCGATGCTGCCCAGCGAGACGGAACTGATCCGCGAGTTCGGCGCATCACGACCCGTCGTCGTCAGAGCGCTTGATCTGCTGCGGCAGGACGGCTGGATCGACAGCCGGCAGGGCAAGGGCCGCTTCGTCCTCGGTCAGCCCGGTGGCGCCAATCGTCGAGAGCGTGAACGCCGATACGGCGCGCTGGAAGACGACGAGCGGGCCGGCTCCACCCTGCTCCACGCGGGGGAGGTACCTGCTCCGCCTCGGGCCGCAGCAGCCCTGGGCCTGGAGCCGGGCACGCCGGTGGTCGCTCGGCGCCGTCTGATCGCCGTCGACGGCATCGGCCCGGTCGAACTCGGCACCGCCTTCCTGCCCGCCGATCTCGCTACCGGCACGGGCGTTGCCGGCGCGGAAGCTCTCCCGGAAGGGCTGCTTCGGCACGTGGCGGCTCGCAAGCGCGTCCGGTTCGATCACGTCACCGAGCGCATCTCGGCTCGCCTCCCAGAGGACGAGGAAGCGCAGCTCCTGCAGATCGCTGCCGACGATGCCGTGCTCACGGTGCTCCTGGCTGTTTGCGACCGAACCGGAAAGCCGCTGCTAGCTGTTGATCTCCTGCTGCCTGCCCGTCGGCACGATCTCGAAGACGTCTATCCACTCGACTGA
- a CDS encoding FtsK/SpoIIIE domain-containing protein, translating to MPLINIIPGDKIPVAPMNVRLPAWRVPGWLLAFWWLARGLFRVTVLAVRYWWLVVPTVAVLWGWGEYGGQVLAGVVLAVVAGCGTWWRWHPSSWLRFGWYPLVSRFRALTVYRRRWASVMATCGLATAFAGDRYVPQLLRVRCDRYGDEVTVRMLPGQIPDDWAQSAERLAYAFRLRQGQARSTDRPDQVMLRFLRRDPLAGTVAPLPVPAVPDLAGLPLGIREDGQPYALRLAGSHVLIAGATGSGKGPVLWSLIRSLAGGSRSGLVELWAFDPKGGMELAAGVPLFARFSYDDPDGMAGVLEEAVKRMRLRAARLRGVARQHTPTPDEPLIVLVVDELAALTAYITDRKVRDRIKEALGLLLSQGRAVGVHVVAALQDPRKDVLPFRDLFPTRIGLRLTEPEQVDMVLGDGARDRGALCDRIPESAPGIGFVVLDGVREPVRVRFSYLTDDDIRQLGRTYRRLDETDEQEVTK from the coding sequence GTGCCTCTGATCAACATCATTCCCGGCGACAAGATCCCGGTGGCGCCGATGAACGTGCGCCTTCCAGCCTGGCGGGTCCCGGGCTGGCTGCTGGCGTTCTGGTGGCTGGCCCGGGGCTTGTTCCGGGTCACGGTCCTGGCGGTCCGGTACTGGTGGCTCGTCGTCCCGACCGTGGCTGTCCTGTGGGGGTGGGGGGAGTACGGCGGTCAGGTCCTGGCCGGCGTCGTCCTTGCGGTCGTCGCCGGTTGCGGGACCTGGTGGCGGTGGCACCCGTCGTCGTGGCTGCGGTTCGGCTGGTACCCGCTCGTCAGCCGCTTTCGGGCTCTGACGGTGTATCGGCGGCGGTGGGCGTCGGTCATGGCGACGTGTGGGCTGGCGACGGCGTTCGCCGGTGACCGGTACGTGCCGCAACTGCTGCGGGTGCGCTGTGACCGGTACGGCGATGAGGTGACCGTCCGGATGCTGCCCGGTCAGATTCCCGACGACTGGGCGCAGTCCGCGGAACGCCTCGCCTACGCCTTCCGCCTCCGCCAAGGGCAGGCACGGTCGACGGACCGACCGGATCAGGTCATGCTGCGGTTCCTCCGCCGTGACCCCCTCGCCGGCACGGTGGCGCCGCTGCCGGTGCCGGCCGTGCCGGACCTGGCCGGGCTGCCGCTCGGGATACGAGAGGACGGGCAGCCCTACGCGCTGCGCCTGGCCGGCTCGCATGTGCTGATCGCCGGGGCGACCGGGTCGGGCAAGGGTCCGGTGCTGTGGTCGCTCATCCGCTCCCTGGCCGGCGGTTCCCGCTCGGGGCTGGTGGAGCTGTGGGCGTTCGACCCCAAGGGCGGTATGGAGTTGGCGGCCGGGGTGCCGCTGTTCGCCCGGTTCTCCTACGACGACCCCGACGGCATGGCCGGCGTGCTGGAAGAGGCCGTCAAGCGGATGCGGCTTCGGGCGGCCCGGCTGCGCGGGGTCGCCCGCCAGCACACGCCGACGCCGGATGAGCCGTTGATCGTCCTGGTGGTCGACGAATTGGCGGCGTTGACGGCGTACATCACCGATCGGAAGGTCCGCGACCGGATCAAGGAAGCCCTCGGCCTGCTCTTGTCCCAGGGGCGGGCGGTCGGGGTGCACGTGGTCGCCGCGCTCCAGGATCCGCGCAAGGACGTGCTGCCGTTCCGGGACCTGTTCCCGACTCGCATCGGCCTGCGACTGACCGAGCCGGAACAGGTGGACATGGTCCTCGGCGACGGTGCCCGCGACCGAGGAGCCCTCTGCGACCGCATCCCTGAGTCCGCCCCCGGGATCGGGTTCGTCGTCCTCGACGGCGTTCGCGAACCGGTCCGGGTCCGGTTCTCCTACCTCACCGACGACGACATCCGCCAACTCGGCCGCACCTACCGGCGACTGGACGAAACCGACGAGCAGGAGGTGACCAAGTGA
- a CDS encoding DUF2637 domain-containing protein: MKANANADRVEGVVLVLIVLTVGGLAGAASFTHVHDWTMANSPAGTGDWFGWANAAISELLPLAALLTIRRRRRTGGPIGYPMFLLVCAVALSLSAQLAVAKPGVSGWLLSAVPALAFLGLSKLVFSTAPAAPAAVAVDKPADADGWGDVPPGYNPVGDRPPFDVADEDRAVTVDVVDEGQAVNVALEAADEQPRPAGLRPVPVVPVERRPALVPVPAAAFAPRNGSVFGGERDR; this comes from the coding sequence GTGAAGGCCAACGCGAACGCAGACCGGGTGGAGGGCGTGGTCCTGGTCCTCATCGTCCTGACCGTCGGCGGGCTGGCCGGGGCGGCATCGTTCACCCACGTACACGACTGGACCATGGCCAACTCTCCAGCCGGTACGGGGGACTGGTTCGGCTGGGCCAACGCCGCCATCTCCGAACTGCTGCCCCTCGCCGCGCTGCTCACCATCCGGCGACGTCGCCGGACCGGCGGCCCGATCGGGTATCCGATGTTCCTGCTCGTCTGCGCGGTCGCGCTGTCCCTGTCCGCGCAGCTCGCCGTGGCCAAGCCGGGCGTGTCCGGATGGCTGCTGTCAGCCGTGCCCGCGCTGGCGTTCCTCGGCCTGTCCAAGCTCGTCTTCTCCACCGCCCCCGCCGCCCCGGCGGCGGTGGCCGTCGACAAGCCGGCAGACGCCGACGGCTGGGGCGACGTCCCGCCCGGCTACAACCCGGTTGGCGACCGGCCGCCCTTCGATGTCGCCGACGAGGACCGGGCGGTGACCGTCGACGTCGTCGACGAGGGCCAGGCGGTGAACGTCGCCCTAGAGGCCGCCGACGAGCAGCCTCGCCCGGCGGGTCTCCGCCCGGTTCCCGTGGTGCCGGTGGAGCGGCGGCCGGCACTGGTGCCCGTGCCGGCGGCGGCTTTCGCGCCCCGCAACGGCAGCGTCTTCGGCGGGGAGCGTGACCGGTGA